One window of Parcubacteria group bacterium genomic DNA carries:
- the ftsE gene encoding cell division ATP-binding protein FtsE, with product MIRFENISKIYNSHSTALKDVSFDVKPQEFISIVGRSGAGKSTLLKLLIAEEKPTGGKIFFNKRNILNMNSDELPILRRKIGAVFQDFKLLPNKTAYENVAFAMEVVGKSNAEIKNDVPKVLDLVGLKNKTGNFPKELSGGEKQRVAIARALVHRPAVIVADEPTGNLDPINTWDIIRLLLKINELGTTVILATHDKEIINALEKRVVSLDKGMVIRDENPGRYILS from the coding sequence ATGATTCGCTTTGAAAATATCAGCAAAATTTATAATAGCCACTCGACAGCGTTAAAAGATGTGAGTTTCGATGTTAAGCCTCAAGAGTTTATTTCTATTGTCGGACGTTCTGGTGCGGGTAAATCAACGCTTTTAAAATTGCTTATCGCCGAAGAAAAGCCGACCGGAGGTAAAATTTTTTTCAATAAAAGGAATATTCTTAACATGAATTCCGATGAATTGCCGATTTTGCGCCGGAAAATTGGAGCGGTTTTTCAGGATTTTAAGCTTCTTCCAAACAAAACCGCCTATGAAAATGTGGCTTTTGCCATGGAAGTAGTTGGCAAAAGCAATGCGGAAATAAAAAATGACGTCCCGAAAGTGCTTGATCTTGTCGGTTTAAAAAATAAAACCGGTAACTTTCCAAAAGAACTCTCCGGCGGTGAAAAGCAAAGAGTGGCAATTGCCCGGGCTCTGGTGCATCGGCCAGCTGTTATTGTTGCCGACGAGCCGACCGGCAATTTAGATCCGATAAACACTTGGGATATTATTCGTCTTCTTCTTAAAATAAATGAACTTGGAACAACGGTGATTTTAGCGACTCACGATAAAGAAATTATAAATGCCTTGGAAAAAAGAGTGGTCAGCTTAGATAAAGGAATGGTTATAAGAGATGAAAACCCCGGCCGCTACATTTTAAGTTAA
- a CDS encoding FtsX-like permease family protein, producing the protein MFIALNRIIKAGLINFWRNGWLSMATVLIMTVALVVWTTLFLSNVALTSVLSVLSEKVDISVYFSLDAKEEDILSLKSNLEGTNEVAKIDYISQENALEIFKKRHSDDEILLKSVGELDSNPLEASLNILAKDTTKYDSIVSLIGEDQYKNLISKINYSENRVAIDRLSYIIKVLRESGLLASLIFGLIAFLVAFNTVRLAIYSSREEITVMKLVGASNRFVRGPFLVEGIVHGIVASAFSFMVIVPGISFMGPKLFSFIPEINLTQYFYNNFFIILSIQTAAGIILGVFSSWVAVRKYLKV; encoded by the coding sequence ATGTTTATCGCGTTAAATAGAATAATAAAAGCAGGGCTTATAAATTTTTGGCGCAACGGCTGGCTTTCAATGGCGACTGTTTTAATAATGACCGTCGCATTAGTTGTCTGGACAACACTTTTTCTATCAAATGTAGCGCTTACTTCCGTGCTTTCTGTTTTATCGGAAAAAGTTGATATTAGTGTTTATTTCAGTTTGGATGCCAAGGAGGAAGATATTCTATCTTTGAAGTCCAATCTTGAAGGGACGAATGAAGTCGCAAAAATTGATTACATTTCTCAAGAAAATGCGCTTGAAATTTTTAAAAAGCGCCATTCTGATGACGAAATTCTTTTAAAGTCGGTAGGCGAACTAGATAGCAATCCTCTTGAAGCGAGTTTAAACATTCTGGCAAAAGACACGACCAAATATGATTCCATCGTTTCTCTTATCGGCGAGGATCAATATAAAAATTTGATAAGCAAGATAAATTATTCAGAAAACCGCGTGGCGATAGACCGGCTTTCTTATATTATAAAAGTTCTTCGCGAAAGCGGGCTTTTGGCAAGTTTAATTTTTGGTTTAATAGCGTTTCTTGTGGCTTTTAACACCGTGCGGCTCGCCATTTACTCATCGCGGGAAGAAATTACGGTAATGAAACTTGTCGGCGCCTCAAATCGATTTGTAAGGGGACCTTTTTTAGTCGAAGGAATCGTTCATGGAATTGTGGCTTCGGCGTTTTCTTTTATGGTAATAGTTCCTGGCATCAGTTTCATGGGGCCGAAATTGTTCAGCTTTATTCCCGAAATAAACTTAACACAATATTTTTACAATAACTTTTTTATTATCTTATCAATTCAAACCGCCGCCGGCATTATTTTGGGCGTCTTTTCAAGCTGGGTCGCAGTGAGGAAATATCTGAAAGTTTAA
- a CDS encoding FKBP-type peptidyl-prolyl cis-trans isomerase, which translates to MENGLIIEDLKIGEGAEAKPGNTVTVNYLGTLVNGTKFDSSYDRGQSFSFLLGGGQVIPGWDQGLVGMKIGGKRKLTIPPAFAYGEQGVPGAIPANATLIFEVELLGVK; encoded by the coding sequence ATGGAAAACGGATTAATTATAGAAGATTTGAAAATAGGCGAAGGCGCCGAGGCTAAGCCCGGAAACACCGTCACGGTTAATTATCTCGGGACGCTCGTTAATGGAACCAAGTTTGACAGTTCATATGATCGAGGACAGTCATTTTCGTTTCTCCTTGGCGGGGGACAAGTAATTCCGGGCTGGGACCAAGGGTTGGTTGGAATGAAAATCGGTGGAAAAAGAAAACTCACCATTCCGCCCGCTTTTGCATATGGTGAACAAGGAGTGCCGGGTGCCATTCCCGCGAATGCCACTTTAATATTTGAAGTGGAATTGCTCGGAGTAAAATAA
- a CDS encoding NAD(P)/FAD-dependent oxidoreductase: MNENLAKKKIIILGAGFGGLFALKSIYKYVKNWQDHDIVIIDKKNYFLFTPLLHEVATGGIDPGDIVFPIRDLAKGATEHLEAEVLSIDTLKKSVTTSKGEIFYDYLVAALGAGTNFFGVPGAAEHAFTLKNIDDARRLKNHLVHIFDEANSEADTEKKKDILRIIFIGGGATGVELAAEVAEFLKEIQGEYPDVSSDAVEFYLIEAGDKLLSVFHPIFSEKALKILNKKGFKVIFKDPCAKIDSNGVTCVSLNTIKSRTVIWTSGVLPSQIAITPEPERQKGRVVVEPALNLKNFPEVFILGDQAAVADKNFGILPTSAQVATEQGKFIGENIAKLISGKPLKDFHYKHRGDLVSVGKRKAFAQVGRSFIRFDGFVAWFIWRFNYLTKMPGFSKKIRLFFDWLIYLVSKRDIAEI; encoded by the coding sequence ATGAACGAAAATTTAGCTAAAAAGAAAATTATTATTCTCGGTGCCGGTTTTGGCGGTCTTTTTGCGCTGAAAAGCATTTATAAGTACGTCAAAAATTGGCAAGATCACGATATTGTAATAATAGATAAAAAAAATTATTTTCTTTTTACTCCGCTTCTTCACGAGGTAGCCACCGGCGGAATAGATCCCGGAGACATTGTTTTTCCGATTCGCGATTTGGCTAAAGGCGCAACAGAACATTTGGAAGCCGAAGTGTTAAGCATTGACACGCTTAAAAAATCGGTTACTACAAGTAAAGGCGAAATTTTTTATGACTATCTTGTCGCGGCTTTGGGAGCGGGAACTAATTTTTTCGGCGTTCCCGGAGCGGCTGAACACGCGTTTACTCTTAAAAATATTGACGATGCCCGGCGATTAAAAAATCATCTGGTTCATATTTTTGACGAAGCCAACAGCGAAGCCGATACAGAAAAGAAAAAAGATATTTTGCGAATTATTTTTATCGGCGGCGGCGCTACCGGCGTTGAGCTGGCCGCCGAAGTTGCCGAATTTCTAAAAGAGATTCAAGGAGAATACCCCGATGTTTCTTCAGATGCCGTTGAGTTTTATTTAATTGAAGCAGGGGATAAGCTTTTATCGGTTTTCCATCCTATATTTTCAGAGAAGGCGCTAAAAATATTGAATAAAAAAGGCTTTAAAGTGATTTTTAAAGACCCTTGCGCTAAAATTGATTCTAACGGCGTCACCTGTGTTTCTTTAAATACAATAAAAAGCCGGACGGTAATATGGACCTCGGGTGTTTTGCCTTCTCAAATCGCAATTACACCGGAGCCGGAGCGTCAAAAGGGACGGGTTGTTGTTGAACCGGCGCTAAATCTTAAAAACTTTCCGGAGGTTTTCATTTTGGGGGATCAAGCCGCTGTTGCCGATAAAAATTTTGGTATTTTGCCGACTTCCGCCCAAGTAGCGACCGAACAAGGGAAATTTATCGGTGAAAATATTGCAAAACTTATTTCTGGAAAACCGTTAAAAGACTTTCATTACAAGCATAGAGGAGATTTAGTTTCCGTGGGGAAGCGCAAGGCCTTTGCCCAAGTCGGCCGTAGTTTTATAAGATTTGATGGTTTTGTGGCCTGGTTTATATGGAGATTTAATTACCTTACAAAAATGCCCGGGTTTTCCAAAAAAATCCGCCTCTTTTTTGACTGGTTGATTTATCTTGTTTCAAAACGTGATATTGCCGAAATTTAG
- a CDS encoding SIMPL domain-containing protein (The SIMPL domain is named for its presence in mouse protein SIMPL (signalling molecule that associates with mouse pelle-like kinase). Bacterial member BP26, from Brucella, was shown to assemble into a channel-like structure, while YggE from E. coli has been associated with resistance to oxidative stress.): MFDYNKLPKLEQRVVFTAIIFLAFFLAFAGFNQLINAWNNYRNAGAMDTYKTVSFTGEGKIKAAPDTARVDIGLVTEGKDSITVQNENSEKMNAVIKFLKDKEKIADADIKTNNYSLSPKYDYVKGKSVLSGYVLNQTVTVTVRDLNRVGEVLDGAVTNGANQINSVSLFLDKPEELKNKAREEAVKQAKEKAVLTSSTAGFRLGRLVGFSEGFSGEPPVFYEAMAVKGGAAPAPRIEPGTQEISVNVTLTYMIK, from the coding sequence ATGTTTGATTACAATAAATTGCCAAAATTAGAACAGAGAGTCGTTTTTACAGCAATTATTTTTTTGGCGTTTTTTCTGGCTTTTGCTGGGTTTAACCAGCTCATAAACGCCTGGAATAATTATCGCAATGCCGGAGCGATGGATACTTATAAGACCGTAAGTTTTACCGGCGAGGGTAAGATTAAAGCGGCACCGGATACGGCGCGGGTAGATATCGGACTTGTTACGGAAGGTAAAGATTCTATTACCGTTCAGAACGAAAACTCCGAAAAAATGAATGCCGTTATAAAATTTCTTAAAGATAAAGAAAAAATAGCCGATGCCGACATAAAAACAAATAACTATTCTCTTTCCCCAAAGTACGACTATGTTAAAGGAAAATCTGTTCTTTCGGGATATGTTTTGAACCAGACGGTTACAGTAACGGTTCGCGATTTAAATAGGGTTGGCGAAGTTTTGGACGGCGCCGTTACTAACGGTGCCAATCAAATAAATTCGGTTTCACTTTTTCTTGATAAGCCGGAAGAGCTTAAAAACAAAGCCCGCGAAGAAGCTGTAAAACAAGCAAAAGAAAAAGCGGTTCTTACGAGCTCGACAGCGGGTTTTAGATTGGGAAGATTGGTAGGTTTTAGTGAAGGATTCTCTGGCGAACCGCCGGTATTTTATGAAGCAATGGCAGTAAAGGGCGGCGCGGCGCCAGCGCCCCGGATAGAACCGGGCACGCAAGAAATAAGCGTTAACGTCACGCTGACATACATGATTAAATAA
- a CDS encoding fused MFS/spermidine synthase — protein sequence MNKFLQQNLLLISVFITGACILIIEVVAVRVLSPHYGNTIFTVSSVISVILAALSIGYYAGGKFADRHPSLRWFFGIILVSGLVVLIIHFLGTIILPILGTSLSLVSGPLVSSLLLFLAPAILLGTLSPYAIKLQSVQIPEQGIGSVSGKIFFWSTLGSIIGSLLAGFVLIPNFGIDYIFITTGIVLFLLGFIPLIALGLDKKRLAYSALAVVILALVAVFTVQQIKGDALYSKDGIYEKITIYDNILGSRPIRVFQQDRSASGAMFLDSDDPTDLVYEYTKYYSLYKIFKPDVQNALVIGGGAYSVPKALLAELPNATIDVSEIEPSLFDLAKEYFNVEDTPNLYNYTEDGRRLLRDSDKKYDLIFSDVYYSFFSIPAHFTTQEFFTIAKEKLSSDGVFIANLIGDLSRQQPSLIFAEIKTFQNVFPNSYFFAIKTPEKTDLQNIIFVGYKSDKKVDLNAVSILQNKNSIISSLRDKFINLNKYDLSPYPILTDNYSPVEYLTAEVLRRMSK from the coding sequence GTGAATAAATTTTTACAGCAAAATTTGCTCCTGATTTCTGTTTTTATAACTGGGGCGTGTATTTTAATCATTGAAGTTGTGGCCGTTCGAGTTCTTTCACCCCACTATGGCAACACGATTTTTACAGTGTCCAGCGTTATAAGCGTGATACTTGCGGCTTTGAGCATCGGATATTACGCGGGCGGAAAATTTGCAGATCGCCATCCATCGTTACGATGGTTTTTTGGAATAATTCTTGTGAGCGGCTTGGTTGTTCTAATCATTCATTTTTTAGGCACAATAATTCTTCCAATTTTGGGCACCAGTCTTTCTCTCGTCAGCGGCCCGCTCGTATCTTCTTTGCTCCTATTTCTTGCTCCCGCCATTTTGCTTGGCACATTGTCGCCCTATGCTATCAAGTTGCAGAGCGTTCAAATACCAGAGCAAGGGATCGGAAGCGTTTCCGGAAAAATATTTTTTTGGTCTACTCTTGGAAGTATTATCGGCAGTTTGCTTGCTGGTTTTGTACTGATACCAAACTTCGGTATTGACTACATTTTTATTACCACAGGGATTGTTCTCTTTCTCCTCGGATTTATTCCACTTATAGCCCTCGGCCTCGATAAAAAACGCTTGGCATATTCTGCATTAGCCGTTGTCATTTTGGCTCTTGTCGCAGTCTTTACGGTTCAACAAATAAAAGGCGATGCCTTGTACAGCAAAGACGGCATTTATGAAAAAATTACAATCTACGACAACATACTTGGGAGCAGGCCAATACGAGTTTTCCAGCAAGATCGGAGCGCGTCAGGCGCGATGTTTCTTGATTCCGACGATCCAACCGATTTGGTATATGAATACACAAAATACTATTCTCTCTACAAAATTTTCAAGCCAGATGTTCAGAATGCTCTCGTTATAGGCGGCGGTGCGTATTCTGTGCCAAAGGCACTGTTGGCGGAGCTACCAAATGCAACCATTGATGTTTCCGAAATTGAACCATCGCTGTTTGATTTAGCAAAAGAGTATTTCAATGTTGAGGATACTCCGAATTTGTATAATTACACCGAGGATGGCCGCCGTCTGCTTCGGGATTCTGATAAGAAATATGATTTGATATTCAGCGATGTGTACTATTCGTTTTTTTCTATTCCTGCCCACTTCACAACGCAGGAATTTTTTACTATCGCGAAAGAGAAATTATCTAGCGACGGCGTATTCATCGCTAATTTGATTGGGGATTTGTCGAGACAACAGCCGTCGCTAATTTTCGCCGAGATCAAAACTTTCCAAAATGTTTTTCCAAACAGTTATTTTTTTGCCATTAAAACTCCCGAAAAGACGGACTTGCAAAATATAATTTTCGTGGGGTACAAGAGCGATAAAAAGGTAGATTTGAATGCAGTTTCGATTCTACAAAATAAAAACTCAATCATAAGCTCGCTTCGCGATAAATTTATTAATCTTAATAAATACGACTTATCTCCATATCCAATTCTGACTGATAACTATTCTCCGGTTGAATATCTAACTGCAGAGGTTCTTCGGCGCATGTCTAAATAA
- a CDS encoding DUF192 domain-containing protein, with amino-acid sequence MLIDSKRPFLWISIFLAISLSGTIIYQQYLKFVEKNTITIYTVTGTVKIRVKYAITPEEQQKGLVNQSSLNKNSGMLFVFPEEKIQSFWIENVLIPLEIIFINTEGRINEIMIMNPCAPDISTCPTYTSKSPARFAIKVNGDFTTKNLIIEGDILEVSGF; translated from the coding sequence ATGCTTATTGATTCAAAAAGACCATTCCTGTGGATATCCATTTTTCTCGCCATTTCTCTCTCTGGAACAATAATCTACCAACAGTACCTGAAATTTGTCGAGAAAAACACTATAACTATTTATACCGTCACGGGAACGGTAAAAATACGCGTTAAATATGCGATAACACCGGAAGAACAGCAAAAAGGACTAGTTAACCAATCTTCATTAAACAAAAATTCCGGAATGCTTTTTGTGTTTCCGGAAGAAAAAATTCAGAGTTTTTGGATAGAAAATGTTTTAATCCCGCTTGAGATTATATTTATAAATACCGAAGGTCGAATTAATGAAATAATGATAATGAATCCCTGCGCACCAGATATTTCAACTTGCCCAACTTACACATCAAAATCGCCGGCACGCTTCGCAATTAAAGTTAACGGAGATTTTACAACAAAAAATCTAATTATAGAGGGCGATATCTTGGAAGTTTCCGGATTTTAA
- a CDS encoding MFS transporter gives MSPETENKKTIWFFSLGAFLNDLGYYAVITIWPIFVTSVIGASVTFLGFIDGLGDAFVSLSQAGSGFLSDKLKKRKIFIWLGYFFAFISRIIYAVSYQPWQLIPGKILDRSGKMRDAPRDAIVADITLREKRAYAFGTLKAADRGGAVFGLLASIVLVGYFSYRQMFFLAAIPSLIGSFIVLFFVREHARADYLKPAFSFKFISRDLKIFTLTSVIFTLGAFSDSFYILAANRFGVSLKFVPLFFLAFLLCSSVFAIPFGKLSDKIGRRFVVAISFILFIVVNLIFIFYNSFWMIFIAFVVYGIHSAAYEGNLKTIVAEFAPSSLRSSVIGSFQMLIGLTALPASLIAGILWDGIGLKAPFVLSLSLTCVALLILIFVHEPKEV, from the coding sequence ATGTCTCCCGAAACTGAAAACAAAAAAACTATTTGGTTTTTTTCTTTGGGCGCGTTTTTAAACGACTTGGGCTATTATGCCGTTATAACGATATGGCCTATTTTTGTTACTTCAGTCATCGGCGCTTCCGTTACTTTTTTGGGTTTTATCGACGGCTTAGGCGATGCTTTTGTATCGCTGTCACAGGCCGGTTCCGGTTTTTTATCCGATAAGCTAAAAAAGAGAAAAATCTTTATTTGGCTTGGCTATTTTTTCGCCTTTATTTCACGAATAATTTATGCTGTTTCTTACCAACCGTGGCAATTAATTCCCGGAAAAATTTTAGATAGATCCGGCAAAATGCGAGACGCGCCGCGAGATGCCATTGTTGCCGATATAACGTTGCGTGAAAAACGCGCTTACGCCTTCGGGACACTTAAGGCTGCTGATAGAGGCGGAGCTGTTTTTGGGCTTCTTGCGTCCATTGTATTGGTTGGTTATTTCAGTTATCGGCAAATGTTTTTTTTAGCGGCGATTCCGTCGCTTATCGGAAGTTTTATTGTTTTGTTTTTTGTTCGGGAACACGCAAGAGCCGACTATCTTAAACCGGCGTTTTCGTTTAAATTTATCAGTCGAGATCTTAAAATTTTTACATTAACTTCGGTAATCTTTACTTTAGGCGCGTTTTCCGACTCATTTTATATTTTGGCGGCAAACAGGTTTGGTGTTTCTTTGAAATTCGTGCCATTATTTTTTCTCGCGTTTTTACTTTGTTCTTCGGTGTTTGCCATTCCGTTTGGAAAGCTTTCCGATAAAATAGGCCGGCGTTTCGTGGTTGCCATATCGTTTATCCTCTTTATAGTTGTTAATTTAATTTTCATATTTTATAACTCATTTTGGATGATTTTTATCGCCTTCGTTGTTTATGGGATTCATAGCGCGGCTTATGAGGGTAACTTAAAAACCATTGTCGCGGAGTTCGCGCCTTCTTCACTAAGATCAAGCGTAATAGGCAGTTTTCAAATGCTAATCGGCCTTACGGCGCTTCCGGCTTCTCTTATCGCCGGAATTTTGTGGGACGGCATCGGGCTAAAGGCGCCTTTTGTTTTATCTTTATCGCTTACTTGCGTCGCGCTTTTGATTTTGATTTTCGTGCATGAGCCAAAAGAAGTATAA
- a CDS encoding DNA recombination protein RmuC, with protein sequence MDNIFLILFSIIIGAVLGGFIFYLLKNKKMNSGEEIGKLGERLETANKIFADQFRQIREEISGSHHKELELRDKSSKDMRDQMEKFTGGFAQMTEMFSQVQSQIKEVSSFQTIFKSPKLTGQWGEASLDYMLSLYFPRRDAYELQYQFSSGEAADAILRLPNGRILPIDSKFPQDNFNQFINAVDVSLKEEARKSLVNRIKQDVSDIAAKYILPNENTMDFAMMYIPAESLYYEIVTKEDLTSFAWNKKVFLTSPNTFILTLGVIQHWFKDTDITKKTSEILKKLQRIAIDGEKLGESFRKLGNHISSTKSSYDDAEKRVGMLVDRVNNVGNLIDIDETKELK encoded by the coding sequence ATGGATAATATTTTTTTAATTTTATTCTCAATAATCATTGGCGCCGTTTTAGGCGGTTTTATTTTTTATCTGTTAAAAAATAAAAAAATGAACTCCGGCGAAGAAATCGGTAAACTGGGAGAACGGCTTGAAACGGCAAATAAAATCTTTGCCGATCAGTTCAGGCAGATTCGTGAAGAAATAAGCGGATCTCATCACAAAGAATTGGAATTGCGCGATAAATCAAGCAAGGATATGCGAGATCAAATGGAAAAATTTACCGGAGGATTTGCCCAGATGACAGAAATGTTCAGCCAGGTTCAGAGCCAAATTAAAGAAGTTTCTTCGTTTCAAACAATTTTTAAAAGCCCGAAGCTGACCGGTCAGTGGGGTGAAGCGTCTTTAGATTATATGCTCAGCCTTTATTTTCCGAGACGCGATGCTTATGAGCTTCAATATCAGTTTTCATCCGGTGAAGCCGCGGATGCTATTTTAAGGTTGCCAAACGGAAGAATTTTGCCTATTGATTCAAAGTTTCCTCAAGATAATTTTAATCAGTTTATAAATGCTGTCGATGTTTCTTTAAAAGAAGAGGCGCGGAAATCTTTAGTAAACAGAATAAAACAAGATGTAAGCGATATCGCCGCTAAATATATTTTACCGAATGAAAATACCATGGACTTTGCGATGATGTATATACCGGCTGAAAGTTTATATTATGAAATTGTCACCAAAGAAGACCTAACGTCTTTTGCTTGGAATAAAAAAGTTTTTTTAACCTCACCAAACACTTTTATTTTGACCCTGGGAGTTATACAGCATTGGTTTAAAGATACGGATATCACCAAAAAAACAAGCGAAATTTTAAAAAAACTGCAACGTATTGCCATAGACGGAGAGAAACTCGGAGAATCATTCAGAAAACTCGGGAATCATATTTCTAGTACCAAAAGCTCTTACGATGACGCTGAAAAAAGAGTCGGCATGTTAGTTGACAGGGTAAATAACGTCGGGAATTTAATTGATATTGACGAAACTAAAGAACTAAAATAA
- a CDS encoding ribonuclease H-like domain-containing protein, with amino-acid sequence MPNHIVLDIETQNLFSDVGGQENLTKLLLSVAGVYSYADKNFHTFNEQEMPLFEKMLEKTNLIIGFNINHFDLPILQKYLKVDLSKIPVLDIMNEVVNAVGHRVKLDDLLTNTLNQQKSANGLLAVQYFKEGKLDELNKYCLDDVRLTRDLYEHGIQNGEIKFTARDANLPYVKTIKVDWTKYSNLKTETAGYTIQNLF; translated from the coding sequence ATGCCAAATCACATTGTACTAGACATTGAAACCCAAAACTTGTTTTCTGATGTAGGCGGACAAGAAAATTTAACAAAGCTTCTTCTTTCGGTGGCAGGCGTTTATTCCTATGCCGATAAAAATTTTCATACGTTCAACGAACAAGAAATGCCGCTTTTTGAAAAAATGCTTGAAAAAACAAATCTGATAATCGGTTTTAACATTAATCACTTTGATTTGCCGATTTTACAGAAGTATCTCAAAGTGGACTTAAGTAAAATCCCAGTACTGGATATCATGAATGAAGTTGTTAATGCCGTCGGCCATAGGGTAAAGTTAGACGATCTTCTTACGAATACCTTAAACCAGCAAAAAAGCGCCAATGGCCTTTTAGCCGTTCAATATTTCAAGGAAGGAAAATTGGACGAACTTAATAAATATTGTCTTGACGACGTGAGGCTTACGCGTGATCTCTACGAACATGGCATCCAAAACGGCGAAATAAAATTTACCGCTCGCGATGCTAATTTGCCGTACGTTAAAACAATAAAAGTTGATTGGACTAAATATTCTAATTTAAAAACCGAAACCGCCGGATATACAATTCAGAATTTATTTTAG
- a CDS encoding PD-(D/E)XK nuclease family protein: MGETFLDKIINESFNREPYVKKSWWATDLNSCLRGAFYRRKGLPPTSTIPPDRMGIMEVGKIVEEWIVNKVKQSGSLVAEQLRVEAPEYEASGKVDLILNEGGRPVLYEIKSTNSYSFKYKIKSKEAQPQHKLQALFYLWRLRKTGHPELPEVNFKSIEGRIIYVSRDDLNRLIIPVNYSEELVNSMIGQLETLNSSWKNDELPPVPDPVIFDEEKGKWIINWTCEFCSYHELCAGRDWRTKAEQEVKERNGALS; the protein is encoded by the coding sequence ATGGGTGAAACGTTTTTAGATAAAATAATAAATGAAAGCTTTAATCGTGAGCCATACGTCAAAAAGAGCTGGTGGGCAACCGATTTGAATTCGTGTCTTCGGGGCGCGTTCTATCGCCGCAAAGGCCTGCCGCCGACCTCAACTATTCCGCCGGATAGAATGGGGATCATGGAAGTGGGAAAGATAGTTGAAGAGTGGATTGTTAATAAGGTTAAACAATCCGGCAGTTTAGTTGCCGAACAATTGAGGGTTGAGGCGCCGGAATATGAGGCGTCCGGCAAGGTGGATCTGATTTTAAATGAAGGCGGAAGGCCGGTACTTTATGAAATAAAATCCACCAATTCTTATAGTTTTAAATATAAAATCAAAAGTAAGGAGGCCCAGCCTCAACATAAACTGCAGGCATTGTTTTATTTGTGGCGGCTTAGAAAAACCGGCCATCCGGAGCTGCCGGAAGTGAACTTTAAGAGCATTGAAGGACGTATTATTTATGTTTCGCGAGACGATTTAAATCGGCTCATTATTCCGGTCAATTATTCTGAAGAATTGGTAAATTCCATGATAGGGCAACTGGAAACTTTAAACAGTTCGTGGAAAAATGATGAATTGCCGCCGGTGCCTGATCCGGTTATTTTTGACGAAGAAAAAGGAAAATGGATTATAAATTGGACCTGTGAATTCTGCTCTTACCATGAACTTTGTGCCGGCCGCGACTGGCGCACTAAGGCCGAACAAGAAGTTAAAGAGCGAAACGGCGCGTTAAGTTAA